TCGCTCAGGTAAGACGCCTTGATGAACTGGATCTCCGGATGGTCGGCTGCCACCACGTCGGTCTCGGAGTAGATCCGCTTGACCAGGACGCCGGTGAACAGGAAATAGGGAAACACGATGATGCGCTTGTAGCCGAGCTTCGCCGCATGGCTCAGCCCCGGCCCGACCAGCGGGAAGGTCACGCCGGAATAGCAGGTCTCGCCCCAGCCGAAGCCGAAACCTTCCCACAGCATCCGCATCACCTTCGACACGTTCGAATTGGCGTCCGGATCAGAGGATCCCCGGCCGACAACCATTAACAGTGTGTCATGCAGGGCAACCTCGCCCTGCTCCCTGTTGGCCGTGTCGAGCGCCTCCTGGATGCGCGCGCCGGCGGCGCGAATCATCTTCAAATCGATGCCGAGCTCGCGCCCGTAATTGATCACTGTGCCCGGATTTTGCGCCTGGTAGGTGTTGAGCACGGAAGGGATGTCGTTCTTGGCGTGGCCGGCGGCAAACAGCATGCCAGGCACCGCCAGGACGCGGGTGACGCCCTTGGCGCGCAGCCGGTCGAGCCCTTCGGAGATCACTGGGTTGCAGAACTCCAGGTAGCCATATTCCACCGGAACATCCGGATAGCGGGCTTTCAGGCCTTCGGCGACCGTGGCGAATTCGCGTGCGGCGTTCTGGTTACGGCTGCCGTG
The sequence above is drawn from the Geminicoccaceae bacterium genome and encodes:
- a CDS encoding sirohydrochlorin chelatase; this translates as MVCGHGSRNQNAAREFATVAEGLKARYPDVPVEYGYLEFCNPVISEGLDRLRAKGVTRVLAVPGMLFAAGHAKNDIPSVLNTYQAQNPGTVINYGRELGIDLKMIRAAGARIQEALDTANREQGEVALHDTLLMVVGRGSSDPDANSNVSKVMRMLWEGFGFGWGETCYSGVTFPLVGPGLSHAAKLGYKRIIVFPYFLFTGVLVKRIYSETDVVAADHPEIQFIKASYLSDHPLVLDTFQDRVQEIVDGQALMNCQMCKYREQVLGFEAEVGLPQESHHHHVEGIGGGLENCPCNGDCDASCRDEDFCKAHGLPWTPVHSHASPASLEPVHDHSHDHDHPHDHDHKHGHDHHHDHGHHHDHGHDHDHPHAHDHEHDHEHGHSHGHDHSHGHSHDHHHHPYPHADHPQGPRSMEKKKS